GATCCTCTCGAGGCCTATCAGTTGTTAACTCAAGTAGGAAAGCTCCACGTTGAAAATATGGTAGATACTCTGTATTCATTAGTTGCTAAGTGTCCAAAGGAGTTTTGTTAAGGTACACATTAAAGTAAAGCAGAAACTAACACCCATATCGATTGGTGTGGTTAGTAGTTTATTAAAATATAGGGGGTATACAAATGAATGGTATCCACGATGTTGGAGGCATGGATGGATTATATAGGTGATGAAACATGGCAACAAGAAATCCTTAGGAAATTGCAAAGTCTTTCTAATGAAACACAAGAATCACAAGAATCCATTCTTAAAACTTAAGAATTGCTGATATACAATAACCTAAAGGTATTAGTGGTGTTTGATAGAGAAGGAGCGGACTTAAAAGTCTAATCAGGCTTTTAAATCAGCTCCTTTTGTGTATTTTTTCTATTAAAACTTATGTCACAATCAAGGGCATCTTTTTGGTGTTTCCTCTAAATAAAACATTGACAAAATTTTATTATTGTGATATTATTGAAATTTTAATAATTGACATAAAAGATGGGTTTGGTATACTTTTTTTTGATGTTATCTTCCAGTTCCTAAGGAGATAGCCTCTAAAAGGAGGATATTCAAATGAAAGAAAACCAAGTCAGTCTTACTGCAATAATGACCGCCTACTTACGTGCCTACCATGCCATGAATGATACCCCAAAAATTTTTGATGACTTTCTAGCCTATCGTTTGATACCAGACGAAAGACGTGCACTCATTGAACAAGGATTTTTTAGGGCTCTCCAGATTAATGTTCCTGAAAGTAACTTGGCATGCTCCGACCAGACAACAAATACCTTGCCGTCTTTATTGCAAGCCATGGGGTTACCTAGTGTCCTTAGCCGTTCAAGATATACGGAAGACAACCTTGATCAGGCTGTAAAACAAGGGGTGGAGCAGTATGTGATACTCGGAGCTGGGTTGGATACTTTTGCTTTTCGTCGTCCAGATCTCCTAAGTCAGGTTCAGGTATTTGAAGTTGACCACCCGGCCACACAAGCCTTCAAACTTAATCGACTGGCTGAATTAGAATGGGAAATCCCATCAAATCTTCACTTTGTACCTGTGGATTTCACAAAGGAGAGTTTGGCTGATGCACTCAAGGGAACTTCGTATGATTTGCAGACTAAAAGTTTTTTTAGTTGGCTAGGTGTCACAATGTA
This genomic stretch from Bacillus methanolicus MGA3 harbors:
- a CDS encoding class I SAM-dependent methyltransferase, coding for MKENQVSLTAIMTAYLRAYHAMNDTPKIFDDFLAYRLIPDERRALIEQGFFRALQINVPESNLACSDQTTNTLPSLLQAMGLPSVLSRSRYTEDNLDQAVKQGVEQYVILGAGLDTFAFRRPDLLSQVQVFEVDHPATQAFKLNRLAELEWEIPSNLHFVPVDFTKESLADALKGTSYDLQTKSFFSWLGVTMYLTRNEVFATLRSITDIAPVGSAVIFDYFVPEEATPYMKKMQENLRKIGEPIKTTFDPSTLAFELESLGLRLHENLSPSDIQERYFQSRTDSYYASKHVRFARAVVE